Proteins encoded in a region of the Perognathus longimembris pacificus isolate PPM17 chromosome 11, ASM2315922v1, whole genome shotgun sequence genome:
- the Naxe gene encoding NAD(P)H-hydrate epimerase has product MSGLRALLGLGLLVAGSRLTRVRSRAGVCTAGSTWWGARRLSLSGRRGSEVMASAAVKYLSQEEAQAVDQELFNEYQFSVDQLMELAGLSCATAIAKAYPPTSLSRSPPTVLVICGPGNNGGDGLVCARHLKLFGYQPCIYYPKRPNKQLFTGLVTQCEKMDIPFLSEMPPEAMMIDELYDLVVDAIFGFSFKGDVRDPFRSVLNVLSGVTVPIASIDIPSGWDVEKGNSGGIQPDLLISLTAPKKSASQFTGRYHYLGGRFVPPALEKKYQLNLPPYPDTECVFRLQ; this is encoded by the exons ATGTCGGGGCTGCGGGCGTTGCTGGGGCTCGGGCTGCTGGTGGCGGGCTCGCGCCTGACGCGAGTCAGAAGCCGGGCGGGCGTCTGCACTGCGGGGAGCACCTGGTGGGGAGCGCGGCGTCTGAGCTTAAGTGGCCGCCGGGGCTCGGAGGTCATGGCGAGCGCAGCAGTCAAGTACCTGAG CCAGGAGGAGGCCCAGGCCGTGGACCAGGAGCTATTTAACGAGTACCAGTTCAGCGTGGACCaacttatggagctggctgggctGAGCTGTGCCACAGCCATTGCCAAG GCATATCCCCCCACCTCCCTGTCCAGGAGCCCTCCCACTGTCCTGGTCATCTGTGGCCCCGGAAATAACGGAGGGGATGGCCTAGTCTGTGCCCGGCACCTCAAACTCTTT GGCTACCAACCATGCATCTATTACCCCAAAAGACCCAACAAACAACTCTTCACTGGGCTGGTGACGCAGTGTGAGAAAATGGACATCCCTTTCCTCAGCGAAATGCCTCCAGAG GCTATGATGATTGATGAGCTGTATGACCTAGTGGTGGATGCCATCTTTGGCTTCAGCTTCAAGGGTGATGTTCGGGACCCATTCCGCAGTGTCCTCAATGTCCTGAGTGGAGTCACTGTGCCCATTGCCAGCATTGACATTCCCTCAG GATGGGATGTGGAGAAGGGAAACTCTGGAGGGATCCAGCCAGACTTACTCATCTCCCTCACAGCGCCCAAAAAGTCTGCATCTCAGTTTACTGGTCGGTATCATTACTTGGGTGGTCGTTTTGTTCCACCTGCTCTGGAGAAGAAGTACCAGCTGAACCTGCCACCCTACCCTGACACTGAGTGTGTCTTTCGTCTGCAGTGA